A portion of the Acidihalobacter yilgarnensis genome contains these proteins:
- a CDS encoding diguanylate cyclase, with the protein MTNEPKKTLENKTDIFVGGLDKAIDTHMDWTRRILRCAVLGESPGNDVLRHNAHTLCQFGIWFNKERGFFDLVDANAANCIERNHLEMHNAIRILCEDLIAGRKGQESDLKTFEKTQAELITLLSKIKTLVLTTVARRDPLTDLPMRFGIDDAFDIFRKDAKRRGERLFVVLIDVDHFKDINDTYGHGVGDAALRQIAARLTATVRENESLYRYGGEEFLILLRCPKLDCQIHASRRIHEAIRSTPITLDEGATLHVTITQGVAEVGVNESFASAVERADMALYEGKRAGRDRYVVAQGEPV; encoded by the coding sequence GTGACAAACGAACCGAAAAAAACGCTTGAAAATAAAACGGATATTTTTGTAGGAGGGCTCGATAAGGCGATCGATACGCACATGGATTGGACGCGCAGAATCCTGCGTTGCGCCGTTCTTGGAGAATCGCCTGGAAATGACGTGTTGAGACATAACGCGCATACACTGTGTCAGTTTGGGATTTGGTTTAACAAGGAAAGAGGTTTTTTTGATCTCGTCGATGCCAATGCAGCCAACTGTATAGAAAGAAATCATCTTGAAATGCATAACGCGATACGCATCCTCTGTGAAGACTTGATTGCTGGTCGAAAAGGGCAAGAGAGTGATTTGAAAACATTTGAGAAAACACAAGCCGAGTTGATTACGCTGTTATCGAAAATCAAGACCCTCGTACTCACGACCGTGGCCAGACGTGATCCGCTGACCGACCTGCCAATGCGATTTGGGATCGATGATGCATTTGATATTTTTCGGAAGGATGCCAAGCGTCGCGGCGAACGACTGTTTGTCGTGCTCATCGACGTCGATCACTTTAAGGATATCAACGACACCTATGGACATGGAGTCGGCGATGCTGCGCTGCGGCAAATCGCGGCTAGGTTAACCGCCACGGTTCGTGAAAATGAATCCTTGTATCGCTATGGTGGCGAAGAATTTTTGATACTGCTGCGCTGCCCGAAGCTCGATTGTCAAATTCATGCATCGAGACGTATCCATGAGGCCATCAGGAGCACTCCAATCACCCTGGACGAAGGCGCCACTCTTCATGTCACGATAACCCAGGGTGTTGCGGAGGTCGGCGTAAACGAGAGCTTTGCCAGTGCGGTCGAGCGCGCTGATATGGCGCTTTATGAAGGCAAGCGCGCCGGGCGCGATCGTTACGTCGTCGCGCAGGGTGAACCCGTTTGA
- a CDS encoding LysE family translocator, with protein MFDIQNYGSFIAAILVFQLIPGAGTIAILNATARNGVGAGLGAVFGTLCGDFVYMLAAMAGLAAVMHANPELFRAIQWFGAGYLIWMGIQLLRKPVNEVATGSEADKSGWTYFRQALAVSLTNPKVMLFFVAFFPLFLSPTASHTTLIPMMVYVTLISLLYQAGLVLLGNSVAKRLKSLPFARKLATRLAGLALIGFGIKLASSNP; from the coding sequence ATGTTCGACATCCAGAACTACGGTAGTTTCATCGCCGCCATCCTCGTGTTTCAGCTCATTCCGGGCGCCGGCACCATTGCCATCCTCAACGCGACCGCACGCAACGGCGTCGGCGCAGGCCTGGGCGCGGTGTTCGGCACACTGTGCGGGGATTTCGTGTATATGCTCGCCGCGATGGCTGGACTCGCGGCCGTGATGCACGCCAATCCGGAGCTGTTCCGCGCAATACAGTGGTTTGGCGCAGGCTACCTGATCTGGATGGGCATTCAGTTGCTGCGCAAACCGGTGAACGAAGTAGCGACCGGATCCGAAGCGGACAAATCGGGCTGGACCTATTTCCGGCAGGCGCTGGCCGTAAGCCTCACCAACCCCAAGGTGATGCTGTTCTTCGTCGCCTTTTTCCCGCTATTCCTGAGTCCGACGGCCAGCCACACGACGCTGATCCCCATGATGGTGTATGTCACGCTTATCAGTCTCCTCTATCAGGCGGGGCTGGTGTTGCTCGGCAATTCGGTGGCGAAACGACTCAAGAGTCTGCCCTTCGCCCGCAAATTGGCTACGCGGCTGGCAGGTCTCGCGCTGATCGGTTTCGGTATTAAGCTCGCATCAAGTAACCCGTAA
- a CDS encoding MOSC domain-containing protein → MIKSLYIANKSRGTQQALPEIRLIAGRGIIGDRNFDKSRWPGQNITFVETEEIARYNTAYRQVIAEHATRRNVITEGVRLNELMGREFRIGGVRFRGVELCEPCAFLGELLANDGTTQKDVIKAWIGHGGLRANVLSDGTMKVGMHFEFD, encoded by the coding sequence GTGATCAAGTCCCTCTACATCGCCAATAAATCCCGCGGGACACAGCAGGCGCTGCCCGAAATCCGCCTGATCGCCGGCCGCGGCATCATTGGCGACCGCAATTTCGACAAGAGCCGGTGGCCAGGGCAGAACATCACCTTCGTCGAGACGGAGGAGATCGCGCGCTACAACACGGCCTACAGGCAGGTCATTGCCGAACACGCAACGCGTCGCAACGTGATCACCGAAGGCGTGCGCCTAAACGAACTGATGGGACGTGAATTTCGCATCGGCGGCGTGCGCTTCCGCGGCGTCGAGCTGTGCGAGCCCTGCGCTTTTCTTGGTGAGCTGCTGGCCAATGATGGCACGACTCAAAAGGACGTCATCAAGGCCTGGATCGGTCATGGTGGTCTGCGCGCGAACGTGCTATCGGATGGAACAATGAAGGTGGGCATGCACTTTGAATTCGATTGA
- a CDS encoding CTP synthase C-terminal region-related (seleno)protein — MNTTVNIGLIGDYNPNVAAHRAIPYALAQASDKLGLGIGFEWVPTEEISAAERIAGFDGLWCVPASPYRNMDGALLAIRHARENGTPYLGTCGGCQHAILEYARNVLGWADADHAETAPDAARVVIAPLACALIEATGTVDLTPGSRLAAIYGDLRATAEYRCSFGLSEVFRKELLRGPLRLTATDADNGEVRAVELDDHPFFVATLFQPERVALRGESAPLVSAFASACAQ; from the coding sequence ATGAACACCACCGTCAACATCGGTCTGATCGGCGACTACAACCCGAACGTGGCCGCCCACCGCGCCATTCCTTACGCTCTGGCACAAGCTTCCGACAAGCTCGGTCTCGGTATCGGCTTCGAATGGGTGCCCACCGAGGAAATCAGCGCGGCCGAGCGCATCGCCGGCTTCGACGGACTCTGGTGTGTGCCCGCCAGCCCCTACCGCAATATGGACGGTGCTCTCCTCGCCATCCGCCACGCACGCGAAAACGGCACTCCTTATCTCGGCACCTGCGGCGGCTGCCAGCACGCCATCCTGGAATACGCCCGCAACGTGCTCGGCTGGGCCGATGCCGACCATGCCGAAACCGCGCCCGATGCCGCACGGGTGGTCATCGCGCCACTGGCCTGCGCGCTGATCGAAGCCACCGGCACGGTCGATCTGACCCCCGGCAGCCGACTCGCGGCCATCTACGGCGATCTGCGCGCCACGGCGGAATACCGCTGCAGCTTCGGCTTGAGCGAGGTGTTCCGTAAAGAATTGCTACGCGGCCCTCTGCGCCTGACGGCGACCGACGCCGACAATGGCGAGGTGCGCGCGGTGGAACTAGACGATCACCCGTTCTTCGTCGCCACGCTGTTTCAGCCCGAACGCGTCGCATTGCGCGGCGAATCCGCGCCGCTCGTCAGCGCCTTCGCATCAGCGTGCGCCCAATGA
- a CDS encoding TonB-dependent receptor, producing the protein MDRKYLFTALVYAIVGLGLGIHMAASQDHGQLVTHAHIMLLGFVVSFFYALCHKLWLHEANCRLATLQFYAHQAGTLVLLICLFLLYARWVPEPVLGPILGIASVTVLLGMLAMAVMVVMRRAPGD; encoded by the coding sequence ATGGATAGAAAATACCTGTTTACCGCGCTGGTCTACGCTATCGTCGGCCTGGGGCTGGGCATTCACATGGCCGCCTCGCAAGATCACGGCCAACTCGTCACGCATGCCCACATCATGCTGCTCGGCTTCGTGGTGTCGTTCTTCTACGCGCTCTGCCATAAACTCTGGCTTCACGAAGCGAACTGCCGACTGGCTACCCTACAATTCTATGCCCACCAAGCCGGCACGCTGGTGCTACTCATCTGCCTGTTCCTGCTTTATGCCAGGTGGGTACCCGAGCCGGTGCTCGGGCCGATACTCGGGATCGCCTCGGTCACCGTGCTGCTCGGCATGCTGGCCATGGCGGTGATGGTGGTCATGCGACGCGCGCCTGGCGACTGA
- the merR gene encoding Hg(II)-responsive transcriptional regulator, whose product MTNSLASLTIGGFAKAAGVGIETIRFYQRKGLLGKPTRPPGSVRRYGEADVARLKFIKSAQRIGFNLEEIGHLLHLDDGAHCEEAALLAAQRLRDVRERLQDLTRMEAALAGLVERCAGQHEEAACPLIAALHGGADVIGG is encoded by the coding sequence ATGACGAACAGCCTGGCATCCCTGACTATCGGCGGCTTCGCGAAGGCCGCTGGCGTCGGAATCGAGACCATCCGTTTCTATCAGCGAAAGGGTCTCCTCGGCAAACCGACGCGCCCGCCGGGCAGCGTCCGTCGCTATGGCGAGGCCGACGTCGCGCGGTTGAAATTCATCAAATCCGCCCAGCGGATCGGTTTCAACCTGGAGGAAATTGGACATCTGCTGCACCTGGACGACGGTGCGCACTGCGAGGAGGCCGCGCTGCTCGCAGCCCAGCGTTTGCGAGATGTGCGCGAACGGCTGCAGGATCTGACGCGTATGGAAGCGGCGCTGGCTGGCCTGGTCGAGCGCTGCGCCGGACAGCATGAAGAGGCAGCTTGCCCGCTCATTGCGGCCCTGCATGGCGGGGCGGACGTGATCGGCGGATGA